From a region of the Halorubrum sp. BV1 genome:
- a CDS encoding thioredoxin domain-containing protein: MSQPTAQNRLDEEASPYLRQHADNPVNWQPWGEEAFERAREHDVPVFVSIGYSSCHWCHVMAEESFEDESVASILNEQFVPIKVDREERPDVDSTFMTVSQLVTGGGGWPLSAWCTPEGKPFYVGTYFPPEPRRNQPGFRDLCERIAESWRDPDQREEMRHRAEQWASSARDELESVPDGIGGDPPGSELLEEAAAAAVRGYDEEHGGFGSGGAKFPMPGRIDLLFRAYAESGRDSALAAATGTLDGMASGGVYDQIGGGFHRYAVDRQWTVPHFEKMLYDNAELPMVYLDGYRLTGNPAYARVASETLGFVDRELRHADGGFFSTLDARSRPPTARTGGGSTGGDDGDGGDVEGAFYVWTPSEVDAVLDEPAASLAKQRFGIRPGGNFERGTTVPTIAASIEEIAEERDRSPEAVREMLTDARVALFDARESRPRPARDEKVLASWNGRAISAFASAGRTLGEPYADIARDALDVCRDRLYDADTGELARRWLDGDVRGPGYLDDYAFLARGALDVYGATGDPEPLGFALDLADAIVADFYDADDGTVYFTRDPESDADDEGVDGEPDDGPGSLFARPQEFTDRSTPSSLGVAAETLAMLDGFRTDRRFAEIAESVVTTHADRIRASPLEHVSLVRAAERVRTGGIEVTIAAETVPDEWNETLGERYLPGALVAPRPPTGDGLDEWLDRLGLESAPPIWADRDSDGGEPTAYVCEERACSPAETDLDAALAWLSSRGREEV; the protein is encoded by the coding sequence ATGTCACAGCCGACGGCGCAGAACCGCCTCGACGAGGAGGCGAGCCCGTACCTCCGACAGCACGCCGACAACCCGGTCAACTGGCAGCCGTGGGGCGAGGAGGCGTTCGAGCGCGCCCGCGAACACGACGTGCCCGTGTTCGTCTCCATCGGCTACTCGTCGTGCCACTGGTGTCACGTGATGGCCGAAGAGAGCTTCGAGGACGAGTCCGTCGCGTCGATCCTCAACGAGCAGTTCGTTCCGATCAAGGTCGACCGCGAGGAGCGCCCGGACGTCGACAGCACGTTCATGACGGTCTCACAGCTCGTCACCGGCGGCGGCGGGTGGCCGCTCTCAGCGTGGTGTACCCCCGAGGGGAAGCCGTTCTACGTCGGGACGTACTTCCCGCCGGAGCCGCGCCGGAACCAACCCGGATTCCGCGACCTGTGCGAACGCATCGCGGAGTCCTGGCGCGATCCCGACCAGCGCGAGGAGATGCGCCACCGAGCGGAGCAGTGGGCGTCGAGCGCCCGCGACGAACTTGAGTCGGTTCCGGACGGTATCGGCGGCGACCCGCCCGGTTCGGAACTGCTTGAGGAGGCTGCCGCCGCCGCGGTCCGCGGCTACGACGAGGAGCACGGCGGGTTCGGAAGCGGCGGCGCGAAGTTCCCGATGCCGGGTCGAATAGACCTGCTCTTCCGCGCGTACGCTGAGAGCGGACGCGACAGCGCGCTCGCGGCCGCGACCGGCACGCTCGACGGGATGGCGTCGGGCGGGGTGTACGACCAGATCGGCGGTGGATTCCACCGCTACGCGGTCGACCGGCAGTGGACGGTCCCGCACTTCGAGAAGATGCTGTACGACAACGCCGAGTTACCCATGGTCTACCTCGACGGGTATCGGCTCACCGGGAACCCGGCGTACGCCCGGGTGGCAAGCGAGACGCTCGGGTTCGTCGATCGCGAGCTTCGGCACGCGGACGGTGGGTTCTTCAGCACGCTCGACGCCCGGAGCCGGCCGCCGACGGCGCGCACCGGCGGGGGTTCAACGGGCGGCGACGACGGAGACGGCGGAGACGTGGAGGGCGCGTTCTACGTCTGGACGCCGAGCGAGGTCGACGCGGTGTTAGACGAGCCCGCAGCGTCGCTCGCTAAACAGCGGTTCGGAATCCGGCCGGGCGGGAACTTCGAACGCGGCACGACCGTCCCGACGATCGCGGCCTCGATCGAGGAAATCGCCGAGGAACGCGATCGGTCGCCCGAGGCGGTCCGCGAAATGCTGACCGACGCGCGCGTCGCCCTCTTCGATGCGCGGGAGTCGCGGCCGCGTCCCGCCCGCGACGAGAAGGTTCTCGCCTCGTGGAACGGGCGAGCGATCTCGGCATTCGCGAGTGCGGGTCGCACCCTCGGCGAGCCGTACGCCGACATTGCACGGGACGCGCTCGACGTCTGTCGAGATCGGCTCTACGACGCGGACACGGGCGAACTCGCCCGGCGCTGGCTCGACGGCGACGTGCGGGGTCCGGGGTACCTCGACGACTACGCGTTCCTCGCGCGCGGCGCGCTCGACGTGTACGGGGCCACCGGCGATCCGGAGCCGCTCGGGTTCGCGTTAGATCTGGCCGACGCTATCGTCGCAGACTTCTACGACGCCGACGACGGGACGGTCTACTTCACGCGGGATCCGGAGTCGGACGCGGACGACGAGGGTGTAGACGGGGAGCCCGACGACGGTCCCGGCTCGCTTTTCGCGCGGCCGCAGGAGTTCACCGACCGGTCGACGCCGTCGAGCCTCGGCGTCGCGGCGGAGACGCTCGCGATGCTCGACGGGTTCCGAACCGACCGTCGGTTCGCGGAGATAGCGGAGTCCGTCGTGACGACGCACGCCGACCGGATCCGCGCGAGTCCGCTGGAGCACGTCTCGCTCGTTCGCGCCGCGGAACGAGTCAGAACAGGCGGGATCGAGGTGACGATCGCGGCCGAGACGGTGCCCGACGAGTGGAACGAAACGCTCGGCGAGCGGTACCTCCCGGGAGCGCTCGTCGCGCCGCGGCCGCCGACCGGGGACGGCCTCGACGAGTGGCTCGACCGGCTCGGACTGGAGTCGGCTCCGCCGATCTGGGCGGACCGCGACAGCGATGGCGGCGAGCCGACCGCGTACGTCTGTGAGGAGAGAGCCTGTTCGCCGGCGGAGACCGACCTCGACGCGGCGTTGGCGTGGCTCTCGTCGCGGGGTCGGGAGGAGGTCTAG
- a CDS encoding DapH/DapD/GlmU-related protein — translation MSDDADPTSAEESRPEETTTDGVRADRLDRFPTRGPRNSLWSWPDAKSPLAVVRNYVVIVLARVCPSLRLKNWLLRRIGVTVGTGVSWGLESTPDVFWPERIAVGDDAIVGYDATLLCHEFLHEEYRLGDVVVEERAMIGAGAVVLPGVTIGAGARVAANSLVAADVPPNATVAGVPAEVVSQAESTA, via the coding sequence GTGAGCGACGACGCCGACCCGACGAGTGCGGAGGAGAGCCGGCCGGAAGAGACGACTACGGACGGCGTCCGCGCCGACCGTCTAGACCGTTTCCCGACCCGAGGGCCGCGCAATTCGCTGTGGTCGTGGCCGGACGCGAAGTCACCGCTCGCGGTCGTCCGCAACTACGTCGTAATCGTCCTCGCACGTGTCTGTCCGAGCCTCCGACTCAAGAACTGGCTGTTGCGGCGGATCGGCGTGACGGTCGGGACCGGCGTCTCGTGGGGGCTGGAGTCGACGCCCGACGTGTTCTGGCCCGAGCGGATCGCGGTCGGCGACGACGCGATCGTCGGCTACGACGCCACGCTGCTGTGTCACGAGTTCCTTCACGAGGAGTATCGCCTCGGCGACGTGGTCGTGGAGGAGCGGGCGATGATCGGAGCCGGCGCGGTCGTCCTCCCCGGCGTCACGATCGGCGCGGGAGCCCGCGTCGCGGCCAACTCGCTCGTGGCTGCGGACGTCCCGCCGAACGCGACGGTCGCTGGCGTTCCGGCGGAGGTCGTCTCGCAGGCCGAGTCTACCGCGTGA
- the purD gene encoding phosphoribosylamine--glycine ligase, which produces MTETVLLVGGGGREHAIARAVADDCALYACASNRNPGIKRLADGFESIAETDAATIADYATSVGADVAVIGPESALDAGVADALDDAGVYAFGPRAAEARLETDKAYQRRFMDEESIPGCPDFAVFDDIDEACAYIDEYDGDLAVKPVGLTGGKGVKVIGDQVTAEEAKAYLRDSEYDRVVLEERLVGEEFTVQAFVADGDLRTTPAVQDHKRAYEGDEGPNTGGMGSYTDTEPSLPFMNPGDYDAAVDVLEAVVGALPAYKGVLYGQFMLTDEGPKVVEFNARFGDPEAMNTLPVLETPFLDVLTAARDGDPLPELRFSGEATVCKYAVPDGYPTDPDAGAKVAVDESSVGDALLYYASVDERDDGLYTTTSRSFAVVGRGDSIAAAEAEAADALAAAGDRVRIRHDIGTADLVERRIEHMDEIRS; this is translated from the coding sequence ATGACGGAGACCGTACTCCTCGTCGGCGGCGGCGGACGCGAACATGCGATCGCCCGCGCGGTGGCCGACGACTGCGCGTTGTACGCCTGCGCGAGCAACCGAAATCCGGGAATCAAGCGGCTCGCAGACGGGTTCGAGTCGATAGCCGAGACCGATGCGGCGACGATAGCCGACTACGCGACGTCGGTGGGCGCGGACGTGGCGGTCATCGGCCCGGAGTCGGCGCTCGACGCGGGCGTCGCCGACGCGCTCGACGACGCCGGCGTGTACGCCTTCGGCCCGCGCGCCGCGGAGGCGCGGCTGGAGACCGACAAGGCGTACCAGCGCCGGTTCATGGACGAGGAGTCGATCCCGGGCTGTCCCGATTTCGCGGTGTTCGACGACATCGACGAGGCCTGCGCGTACATCGACGAGTACGACGGCGACCTCGCCGTCAAACCCGTGGGACTCACCGGTGGTAAGGGCGTGAAGGTCATCGGCGATCAGGTGACCGCCGAGGAGGCGAAGGCGTACCTCCGCGACTCCGAGTACGACCGCGTCGTGCTCGAAGAGCGACTGGTCGGCGAGGAGTTCACCGTGCAGGCGTTCGTCGCCGACGGGGACCTCCGGACGACCCCCGCGGTCCAGGACCACAAACGCGCCTACGAGGGCGACGAGGGGCCGAACACGGGTGGGATGGGCTCGTACACAGACACGGAGCCGTCGCTACCCTTCATGAACCCGGGCGACTACGACGCCGCGGTCGACGTGCTGGAGGCGGTCGTCGGCGCGCTTCCCGCGTACAAGGGCGTCCTCTACGGACAGTTCATGCTCACGGACGAGGGGCCGAAGGTCGTCGAGTTCAACGCGCGCTTCGGCGACCCGGAGGCGATGAACACGCTCCCCGTCTTGGAGACGCCGTTCCTCGACGTGCTCACCGCCGCGCGCGACGGCGACCCGCTTCCGGAGCTCCGATTTTCCGGCGAGGCGACCGTCTGTAAGTACGCCGTGCCCGACGGCTACCCGACGGATCCGGACGCGGGCGCAAAGGTCGCGGTCGACGAGTCGAGCGTCGGCGACGCGCTCCTTTACTACGCCAGTGTCGACGAACGCGACGACGGCCTCTATACGACGACCTCGCGATCGTTCGCCGTCGTCGGCCGCGGCGACTCCATCGCGGCGGCGGAGGCCGAGGCGGCAGACGCGCTCGCCGCCGCCGGCGACCGCGTCCGCATCCGACACGATATCGGGACCGCAGACCTCGTCGAGCGGCGGATCGAACACATGGACGAGATCCGGTCCTGA
- the surE gene encoding 5'/3'-nucleotidase SurE, protein MSVDRILLTNDDGIDAVGLRAMRDALSADYDVVTVAPTADQSSTGRTLSEGVAVSDHELGYAVDGTPVDCVVAGLGELVPDADLVVAGCNEGANLGAYTLGRSGTVSAAVEAAFFDVPAVATSMYVPGDEDWWKRELEPAEFANATRATTFLVDRVGETGIFDRADYLNVNAPIAEAASVGADGGAVEGDGGAVEGDGGAPMRVTTPSEWYGIEATQNGDGRVAFSDPIWGRMTAADVPDPVGTDRRAVVDGEVSVSPLSVPHEAASDAGLSRLADAYGGRS, encoded by the coding sequence ATGAGCGTCGATCGAATCCTGTTGACGAACGACGACGGTATCGACGCCGTCGGGCTCCGCGCCATGCGGGACGCGCTCTCGGCCGACTACGACGTGGTGACTGTCGCGCCGACCGCCGACCAGTCGTCGACCGGGCGGACGCTCTCGGAGGGGGTCGCCGTCAGCGACCACGAGCTCGGCTACGCGGTCGACGGGACTCCCGTCGACTGCGTCGTCGCCGGGCTCGGCGAGCTCGTTCCCGACGCCGACCTCGTGGTCGCGGGCTGCAACGAGGGCGCGAACCTCGGCGCGTACACCCTCGGCCGGTCTGGGACGGTGTCGGCCGCCGTCGAAGCCGCCTTCTTCGACGTGCCCGCGGTGGCGACGTCCATGTATGTTCCCGGTGACGAGGACTGGTGGAAACGCGAACTGGAACCGGCGGAGTTCGCCAACGCGACGCGGGCGACGACGTTCCTCGTCGACCGAGTCGGCGAGACGGGGATATTCGACCGCGCCGACTACCTCAACGTCAACGCGCCGATCGCGGAGGCGGCGTCGGTCGGTGCCGACGGCGGCGCTGTCGAGGGTGACGGCGGCGCTGTCGAGGGTGACGGCGGCGCTCCGATGCGAGTGACCACGCCCTCGGAGTGGTACGGGATCGAGGCCACGCAGAACGGCGACGGACGTGTCGCCTTCTCGGACCCGATCTGGGGCCGGATGACGGCGGCCGACGTCCCGGACCCCGTCGGCACCGACCGACGCGCTGTCGTCGACGGAGAGGTGTCCGTCTCGCCGCTGTCGGTCCCCCACGAGGCCGCGTCGGACGCGGGGCTCTCTCGACTCGCCGACGCGTACGGCGGGCGCTCGTGA
- a CDS encoding DUF5798 family protein, giving the protein MGFGDTAKKIQTLADKAERTYQKINELRTEVEQTQSTVLDTSERVQRLENEMAEQRAVLDAVAREVGVDLESVSTEAHITDAEAAAKSDVGSPDDAPADGESTDDAPADGGLTE; this is encoded by the coding sequence ATGGGATTCGGCGACACGGCAAAAAAGATTCAGACGCTCGCCGACAAGGCCGAGCGCACGTACCAGAAGATAAACGAACTCAGGACGGAGGTCGAGCAGACCCAGTCGACTGTGCTCGATACCTCAGAGCGCGTTCAGCGACTCGAAAACGAGATGGCCGAACAGCGGGCGGTCCTCGACGCCGTGGCCCGCGAGGTCGGCGTCGACTTAGAGAGCGTGAGCACGGAAGCGCACATCACGGACGCGGAGGCGGCAGCGAAGTCCGACGTCGGATCGCCCGACGACGCGCCCGCTGACGGCGAGTCAACGGACGACGCGCCCGCTGACGGCGGATTGACCGAGTAG